Proteins found in one Cheilinus undulatus linkage group 9, ASM1832078v1, whole genome shotgun sequence genomic segment:
- the nr2f2 gene encoding COUP transcription factor 2 isoform X2, giving the protein MAMVVWRGSQDDVADTQGTLSSHTQGGLSLPTPQPGQLSLTASQVAPPTPQTPVQGPPNNTQSSTPSNQTSQQSEKQPQHIECVVCGDKSSGKHYGQFTCEGCKSFFKRSVRRNLTYTCRANRNCPIDQHHRNQCQYCRLKKCLKVGMRREAVQRGRVPPTQPHHGQFALTNGDPLHCHSYLSGYISLLLRAEPYPTSRYGSQCMQPNNIMGIENICELAARMLFSAVEWARNIPFFPDLQITDQVALLRLTWSELFVLNAAQCSMPLHVAPLLAAAGLHASPMSADRVVAFMDHIRIFQEQVEKLKALHVDSAEYSCLKAIVLFTTDACGLSDVAHVESLQEKSQCALEEYVRSQYPNQPTRFGKLLLRLPSLRTVSSSVIEQLFFVRLVGKTPIETLIRDMLLSGSSFNWPYMSIQ; this is encoded by the exons ATGGCAATGGTAGTGTGGAGAGGCTCCCAGGACGATGTGGCTGACACCCAAGGCACCCTTTCCTCGCATACCCAAGGAGGACTATCTCTTCCCACCCCTCAGCCAGGCCAGTTGAGTCTGACAGCCTCTCAGGTCGCCCCTCCGACCCCTCAGACGCCGGTCCAAGGACCCCCGAACAACACACAGTCCTCCACGCCGTCGAACCAGACGTCGCAGCAGTCGGAGAAGCAGCCGCAGCACATTGAGTGTGTGGTGTGTGGGGATAAATCCAGTGGCAAACACTATGGCCAGTTTACTTGCGAGGGGTGCAAAAGCTTCTTCAAACGGAGCGTACGACGGAACCTCACTTACACATGCCGTGCCAACAGGAATTGTCCAATCGACCAACACCACCGCAATCAGTGTCAGTACTGCCGCCTCAAAAAATGCCTTAAAGTCGGCATGAGACGGGAAG CCGTGCAAAGGGGACGGGTGCCACCCACACAGCCACACCACGGTCAGTTCGCCTTGACAAATGGAGACCCACTGCACTGCCATTCCTACTTATCCGGATATATCTCTCTTCTGCTGAGAGCGGAGCCCTACCCGACGTCCCGGTATGGCAGCCAATGCATGCAGCCCAACAACATCATGGGCATCGAGAACATTTGTGAACTAGCAGCCAGGATGCTGTTCAGCGCCGTGGAGTGGGCCAGGAATATTCCCTTCTTTCCAGACCTGCAGATCACAGACCAGGTGGCTCTGCTGAGGTTGACGTGGAGTGAGTTATTTGTGCTGAACGCGGCGCAGTGCTCCATGCCCCTGCATGTGGCTCCTCTCCTGGCGGCGGCTGGCCTGCACGCCTCCCCCATGTCCGCGGACAGAGTGGTGGCCTTTATGGACCACATTAGGATCTTCCAGGAACAAGTGGAGAAGCTCAAAGCTTTGCACGTTGACTCTGCTGAATATAGCTGCTTAAAGGCAATTGTGCTCTTCACCACAG ATGCTTGCGGCCTCTCAGATGTGGCCCATGTGGAAAGTTTGCAGGAGAAGTCCCAGTGCGCCCTGGAGGAATATGTCCGGAGCCAGTACCCCAACCAGCCCACACGCTTTGGGAAGTTGTTACTCCGCTTGCCTTCCCTCCGCACAGTCTCTTCCTCGGTCATAGAACAGTTATTTTTCGTCCGATTGGTAGGTAAAACCCCCATTGAAACTCTCATCAGGGATATGTTGCTGTCGGGGAGCAGTTTTAACTGGCCTTACATGTCAATTCAGTAA
- the nr2f2 gene encoding COUP transcription factor 2 isoform X1 produces MAMVVWRGSQDDVADTQGTLSSHTQGGLSLPTPQPGQLSLTASQVAPPTPQTPVQGPPNNTQSSTPSNQTSQQSEKQPQHIECVVCGDKSSGKHYGQFTCEGCKSFFKRSVRRNLTYTCRANRNCPIDQHHRNQCQYCRLKKCLKVGMRREVSLFTAAVQRGRVPPTQPHHGQFALTNGDPLHCHSYLSGYISLLLRAEPYPTSRYGSQCMQPNNIMGIENICELAARMLFSAVEWARNIPFFPDLQITDQVALLRLTWSELFVLNAAQCSMPLHVAPLLAAAGLHASPMSADRVVAFMDHIRIFQEQVEKLKALHVDSAEYSCLKAIVLFTTDACGLSDVAHVESLQEKSQCALEEYVRSQYPNQPTRFGKLLLRLPSLRTVSSSVIEQLFFVRLVGKTPIETLIRDMLLSGSSFNWPYMSIQ; encoded by the exons ATGGCAATGGTAGTGTGGAGAGGCTCCCAGGACGATGTGGCTGACACCCAAGGCACCCTTTCCTCGCATACCCAAGGAGGACTATCTCTTCCCACCCCTCAGCCAGGCCAGTTGAGTCTGACAGCCTCTCAGGTCGCCCCTCCGACCCCTCAGACGCCGGTCCAAGGACCCCCGAACAACACACAGTCCTCCACGCCGTCGAACCAGACGTCGCAGCAGTCGGAGAAGCAGCCGCAGCACATTGAGTGTGTGGTGTGTGGGGATAAATCCAGTGGCAAACACTATGGCCAGTTTACTTGCGAGGGGTGCAAAAGCTTCTTCAAACGGAGCGTACGACGGAACCTCACTTACACATGCCGTGCCAACAGGAATTGTCCAATCGACCAACACCACCGCAATCAGTGTCAGTACTGCCGCCTCAAAAAATGCCTTAAAGTCGGCATGAGACGGGAAG TTTCTCTTTTTACTGCAGCCGTGCAAAGGGGACGGGTGCCACCCACACAGCCACACCACGGTCAGTTCGCCTTGACAAATGGAGACCCACTGCACTGCCATTCCTACTTATCCGGATATATCTCTCTTCTGCTGAGAGCGGAGCCCTACCCGACGTCCCGGTATGGCAGCCAATGCATGCAGCCCAACAACATCATGGGCATCGAGAACATTTGTGAACTAGCAGCCAGGATGCTGTTCAGCGCCGTGGAGTGGGCCAGGAATATTCCCTTCTTTCCAGACCTGCAGATCACAGACCAGGTGGCTCTGCTGAGGTTGACGTGGAGTGAGTTATTTGTGCTGAACGCGGCGCAGTGCTCCATGCCCCTGCATGTGGCTCCTCTCCTGGCGGCGGCTGGCCTGCACGCCTCCCCCATGTCCGCGGACAGAGTGGTGGCCTTTATGGACCACATTAGGATCTTCCAGGAACAAGTGGAGAAGCTCAAAGCTTTGCACGTTGACTCTGCTGAATATAGCTGCTTAAAGGCAATTGTGCTCTTCACCACAG ATGCTTGCGGCCTCTCAGATGTGGCCCATGTGGAAAGTTTGCAGGAGAAGTCCCAGTGCGCCCTGGAGGAATATGTCCGGAGCCAGTACCCCAACCAGCCCACACGCTTTGGGAAGTTGTTACTCCGCTTGCCTTCCCTCCGCACAGTCTCTTCCTCGGTCATAGAACAGTTATTTTTCGTCCGATTGGTAGGTAAAACCCCCATTGAAACTCTCATCAGGGATATGTTGCTGTCGGGGAGCAGTTTTAACTGGCCTTACATGTCAATTCAGTAA